A stretch of Fusarium fujikuroi IMI 58289 draft genome, chromosome FFUJ_chr10 DNA encodes these proteins:
- a CDS encoding related to triacylglycerol lipase V precursor: MHRNPFILAALPVLARALPASTYEGELLTVNTSSGIFAPFPEPSYPNVAAFLDIPFAETPVGDLRFSPPVAKSYPGDRAIRATKLPRGCIQYVPLLLRGTVADSLVSAANFQRGDYANTTEDCLRLSLFTPKKSITENKDAKDERLPVVIWVHGGGYMIGGTNVPYQLAQPWVQRSQKHIVVQIQYRLNIFGLPNAAGLAKEGKNLNLALLDQRLAVEWVRANIARFGGDPNRITLWGESAGAYATDGYLFAWARDPIVKGVIADSGNALAIEGSLGNARNHSTFSIAARHMGCGDLSPEKELQCMRGVPEHKLKEYLQAELGQGGAADDGLSFSLLPDNTTAFTNYTERITTGSSKFPANIPLLIGTNTNEGAAVIPYNFPGYKTATEIPANLKPIANGFGLNLQCTTLKENRLRSKAGARTFQYLYAGNFTNVSPLPWLGAYHTAELPLIFGTHGIEGPSTKFERTVSERMQDLYLRFASDPVHGLEKDGWPTAQPQLDRSKLVNWAGNGKVEQIVGAKKLIDECNRNGFAV, translated from the coding sequence ATGCATCGCAACCCTTTCATCCTTGCAGCGTTGCCTGTACTGGCGAGAGCACTACCAGCCAGTACATATGAAGGCGAGCTATTAACTGTTAACACGAGTTCTGGCATCTTTGCGCCCTTCCCTGAACCATCTTACCCAAACGTTGCCGCATTTCTTGACATCCCATTTGCAGAAACGCCGGTCGGAGATCTCAGGTTCTCGCCACCTGTTGCAAAAAGCTATCCAGGAGATAGAGCCATTAGAGCAACAAAACTACCACGTGGGTGTATCCAATACGTGCCTCTATTGCTTAGAGGTACTGTTGCTGATAGCCTCGTTTCTGCTGCCAATTTCCAGCGTGGAGACTACGCGAACACCACAGAAGATTGTCTGAGACTCTCTTTATTCACCCCCAAGAAGTCTATAACTGAAAATAAAGATGCGAAAGATGAACGGTTGCCTGTCGTGATCTGGGTTCATGGAGGTGGCTATATGATTGGAGGCACCAACGTGCCATATCAGCTTGCCCAGCCCTGGGTCCAGCGAAGCCAGAAGCACATCGTTGTACAGATCCAATATCGACTCAATATCTTCGGATTACCGAATGCTGCTGGATTGgcaaaagaaggaaagaacCTGAACCTGGCGCTGCTCGACCAACGTCTCGCAGTCGAATGGGTACGCGCTAACATTGCTCGGTTTGGCGGCGATCCCAACCGGATCACGCTTTGGGGTGAAAGTGCAGGTGCATATGCTACAGATGGGTATCTATTTGCTTGGGCTCGAGACCCAATCGTCAAGGGCGTCATAGCCGATTCCGGAAATGCCCTTGCGATTGAGGGAAGTCTAGGAAATGCCAGAAATCACAGCACCTTTTCTATTGCCGCGAGGCACATGGGATGCGGTGATCTATCGCCTGAAAAAGAGCTCCAGTGCATGAGAGGGGTTCCTGAGCACAAGCTTAAGGAGTATCTACAAGCAGAACTTGGTCAAGGAGGTGCTGCTGACGATGGCCTCAgcttctcgcttcttccTGATAATACCACGGCTTTCACCAACTATACAGAGAGAATCACTACAGGCTCATCCAAGTTTCCAGCAAATATTCCTCTCTTGATTGGAACAAACACGAATGAAGGAGCTGCTGTCATTCCCTACAACTTCCCAGGCTACAAAACAGCAACAGAGATACCGGCGAACCTCAAGCCTATTGCTAATGGGTTTGGTCTCAATCTCCAATGTACTACCCTCAAAGAGAATCGTTTAAGATCAAAAGCAGGTGCCAGAACATTTCAGTACCTCTACGCGGGTAACTTCACCAACGTTTCCCCTCTACCTTGGCTGGGCGCGTACCATACTGCTGAATTGCCTCTGATCTTCGGTACTCATGGCATTGAGGGTCCGTCAACCAAATTCGAGCGAACAGTCAGTGAGAGAATGCAAGACCTTTACCTCAGGTTTGCTAGTGACCCTGTTCACGGCCTGGAGAAAGATGGATGGCCGACAGCACAGCCACAATTGGACAGGTCGAAGCTTGTCAACTGGGCGGGGAATGGCAAGGTTGAGCAGATCGTCGGTGCTAAGAAGTTGATCGATGAATGCAACAGGAACGGATTTGCTGTATAA
- a CDS encoding related to ketoreductases, with the protein MPQSVWLVTATTSGLGAAVVQNLTARGDKVIATGRGATERLKHLQSDNVFLLDLDVTAPQAEIDEQVKKAWNVWGRIDVLLNNAGISAPKSIEEADDDFVRNVFDVNLFGTLHVTQAILPYFRAQQSGTIAFIGAGVGWGPLPFLGHYAASKAALGAFVECLAKEVRRFNIRCIIFEPGGFPSQLGQPREGSVEGFGKYKPALDAYNPGFEELMDVFISDIGPNVPGDISKLSERIVDCVKVEGASAGRPEPVRVILGSDALRLIEQKCKEQLEIASSWEDVSLSTDRDGHDHVASKGMLRFSSIL; encoded by the exons ATGCCTCAATCAGTCTGGCTAGTGACAGCTACTACTTCGGGTCTCGGTGCCGCAGTGGTGCAGAACCTCACTGCGAGAGGTGACAAGGTCATCGCGACTGGAAGAGGGGCAACGGAACGTCTCAAGCATTTGCAGTCTGACAATGTctttcttctcgatcttgatgTCACTGCGCCTCAAGCTGAGATCGACGAGCAAGTAAAGAAAGCCTGGAATGTTTGGGGACGCATCGATGTTCTCTTGAACAATGCGGGCATTTCAGCACCCAAGAGTATTGAGGAGGCAGA TGACGATTTTGTGCGTAACGTCTTTGACGTTAACCTATTTGGAACGCTGCATGTAACTCAAGCTATCCTGCCATACTTCAGAGCCCAACAAAGTGGCACCATCGCCTTCATCGGAGCTGGCGTGGGCTGGGGCCCGTTGCCATTCTTAGGCCACTACGCCGCTTCGAAAGCTGCTCTCGGTGCTTTTGTCGAATGCCTAGCAAAGGAGGTCCGACGCTTCAATATCCGCTGCATCATTTTTGAGCCCGGTGGCTTCCCGTCTCAACTTGGCCAACCTCGCGAAGGTTCAGTGGAAGGATTCGGGAAGTACAAACCCGCTTTAGATGCCTACAATCCAGGGTTCGAGGAGTTGATGGACGTGTTCATTTCAGATATTGGCCCTAATGTGCCTGGTGATATCAGCAAGTTGTCAGAGCGCATTGTGGATTGCGTCAAGGTTGAGGGTGCCAGTGCTGGAAGGCCGGAGCCGGTGAGAGTCATTCTTGGAAGTGATGCATTACGGTTGATAGAGCAGAAGTGCAAGGAGCAGCTTGAGATTGCAAGTAGCTGGGAGGATGTCAGTCTCAGCACGGATCGAGATGGACATGATCATGTTGCAAGTAAAGGAATGCTACGTTTCTCATCGATTCTATAG
- a CDS encoding related to isotrichodermin C-15 hydroxylase (cytochrome P-450 monooxygenase CYP65A1), translated as MLILSVSQGLILSGAAFASWIISVVLYRLYFHPLAKFPGPKIAACSEFWFLRNWASGYYVHNIGNLHRKYGDVVRTASNELSFRSPVALRDIYNHVSKDRPTFLKSDTFYTVDPSIPRPDIVFTRDPQDHRLQRRSLAHAFSAKALRDNEESVQLHVKLLLERLAQNAGPGTGGANMSEVFNWLTFDIVGDLTFGESFDSLNQWRPSEWVTWILGFISSLTFLPFINRFKIPMTLAVSVMPSYLKEKIDIHTTEKVKKRIKMGNSRDREDFFAYILRKESDNLDLVHLREQAKVLMIAGSETTANLLAAATYYLLKNPDKLANLQAEVRSVFSTRDEITGDAVAHLPYLNGVIEEGLRIFPPVPFGPPRVCTGATIDGHYVPKGVVVSVDGFATTHDERNFTRPNEFLPERWIGEGFGDRKEASKPFSLGPRGCLGINLAYMEARVTMASLAWKYDWELVNQDLNWLANVKLHLIWQKPKLMVRYHPRDEAVAT; from the exons ATGCTGATCCTCTCAGTTTCTCAGGGACTTATACTCTCCGGTGCAGCT TTTGCATCGTGGATCATCAGCGTTGTTCTCTACAGGCTGTACTTCCATCCTCTGGCCAAATTCCCAGGACCAAAAATAGCTGCATGCAGTGAG TTTTGGTTCCTCCGCAATTGGGCCAGCGGGTACTATGTTCATAATATCGGCAACCTGCACCGCAAGTATGGCGATGTTGTCCGAACCGCCTCCAATGAACTCAGTTTCAGATCTCCGGTCGCACTCAGGGACATTTACAATCATGTCTCCAAAGACAGACCCACATTCCTAAAGAGTGACACCTTCTACACCGTAGATCCGTCTATCCCCCGCCCTGATATTGTGTTCACTAGAGATCCGCAAGATCATCGGCTGCAGCGAAGATCTCTCGCTCATGCCTTTAGTGCAAAAGCCTTGAGGGATAATGAAGAGTCTGTCCAGCTTCACGTCAAGTTGCTCCTAGAACGTCTCGCGCAAAATGCAGGGCCTGGGACTGGAGGAGCGAACATGTCAGAGGTCTTCAACTGGCTGACCTTCGATATTGTCG GCGATCTGACATTTGGTGAATCATTTGACTCGTTGAACCAATGGAGACCTAGCGAATGGGTGACTTGGATCCTTGGATTCATCTCTTCGCTCACTTTTCTCCCCTTCATCAACCGCTTCAAGATCCCAATGACACTAGCCGTGTCTGTGATGCCTAGCTATCTCAAAGAAAAGATCGACATTCATACAActgagaaggtcaagaagcgaATCAAAATGGGAAACTCCCGAGACCGTGAGGATTTCTTTGCTTATATCCTCAGGAAAGAAAGTGACAATCTGGACCTTGTTCATTTGCGTGAGCAGGCCAAGGTTCTCATGATCGCGGGGTCTGAGACGACAGCAAATCTACTTGCGGCTGCGACTTATTATCTGCTGAAGAACCCTGACAAGTTGGCCAACCTTCAGGCTGAAGTACGCTCGGTTTTCTCAACACGAGACGAGATTACGGGTGATGCTGTAGCTCATCTTCCGTACTTGAACGGCGTCATCGAAGAAGGTCTTCGTATCTTCCCTCCAGTCCCGTTTGGTCCCCCGCGCGTCTGCACAGGGGCCACAATCGATGGACACTACGTCCCCAAAGGCGTCGTTGTATCTGTCGATGGATTCGCAACTACGCATGATGAGCGCAACTTCACTCGACCAAATGAGTTTCTACCAGAACGATGGATCGGCGAGGGGTTCGGGGATCGAAAAGAAGCTAGTAAACCCTTTTCACTCGGCCCTCGAGGTTGTCTGGGTATCAATCTTGCGTATATGGAGGCGAGGGTAACAATGGCCTCGCTCGCTTGGAAGTACGATTGGGAGCTTGTCAATCAGGATCTCAACTGGCTCGCCAATGTCAAATTGCATCTGATCTGGCAGAAGCCGAAGCTCATGGTTCGCTACCATCCACGAGACGAAGCAGTAGCTACTTGA
- a CDS encoding related to hydrolases or acyltransferases (alpha/beta hydrolase superfamily), giving the protein MDFVQTPLVNHSKRVGAKMKSLLGPLLLGASRLATATNSADSLVARAESSLKWEPCKLDLPDAAKELLKAGDCATIEVPLDYSDKKSDKTVELQLIRYNATKEPFKGSVLWNPGGPGISGIETLAYLGQDFRDIMGGHHNIISFDPRGVGRTIPFACGKNASAELNRRSLEPLPQADLWEYVKNEGWQIMQAIAESCYETQQEHGRFLSTAFTARDMMKIVDALGEDGKLRFWGISYGTILGQVAAAMFPDRIGRLLLDSNSLADAYLTSTGVGGPHDAEKSLVHLFTECVELGTKYCKLANYSGSSTTVEDLRDATVETFQKLKDLKTLPDGLSSKNYPYAGNSILKQLKYGIMNLLSSPFNYPSVAEILSYAFDGDYKKALSIYKEDTSEWNLGTNAFQGIACSESSFRVSNPEDLYSMYQAHLAGSSFGDAIAADYVACAAWKFDAAEGVDTNTLRNVNTSFPVLVVNNANDPITSLNHAWQVSSRFRESRLLINEGVGHGVTSHASNCTLDAIAAYFVDGTLPDVGTRCKPNMPAFKVALPNA; this is encoded by the exons ATGGACTTTGTTCAGACTCCTCTTGTCAACCATTCGAAACGCGTCGGAGCAAAGATGAAGTCTCTTCTTGgtcctctcctcctcggcgCGTCGCGCCTTGCAACCGCGACAAATAGTGCTGATTCGCTGGTTGCTCGTGCGGAATCATCGCTGAAGTGGGAGCCTTGTAAGCTCGATCTCCCTGATGCGGCAAAGGAGCTGCTGAAGGCTGGTGATTGTGCGACCATTGAGGTTCCGCTGGACTACTCGGATAAAAAGTCTGATAAGACAGTTGAGCTTCAATTGATCCGCTACAATGCTACCAAGGAACCTTTCAAGGGCAGCGTTCTCTGGAACCCCGGCGGCCCTGGAATTTCCGGGATCGAGACTCTCGCTTATCTCGGGCAGGACTTCCGCGA CATCATGGGCGGCCatcacaacatcatctcaTTTGACCCTCG AGGCGTTGGACGAACCATTCCCTTTGCCTGTGGCAAGAATGCTTCTGCTGAACTCAACCGTCGCAGCCTGGAACCACTGCCCCAAGCAGATCTCTGGGAATATGTGAAGAACGAAGGCTGGCAGATCATGCAAGCTATTGCTGAGTCCTGCTACGAAACCCAGCAGGAACACGGCCGCTTCCTTAGCACAGCCTTCACTGCCCgcgacatgatgaagatcgTCGATGCTCTCGGTGAAGATGGCAAGCTCCGGTTCTGGGGCATTTCTTATGGAACTATCCTCGGCCAAGTCGCCGCTGCTATGTTCCCTGATCGCATtggccgtcttcttctcgattcGAACTCTTTGGCTGATGCGTACCTCACGTCaactggtgttggtggacCTCACGATGCTGAGAAGTCGCTTGTGCATTTGTTTACTGAGTGTGTTGAGCTCGGCACCAAGTATTGTAAGCTGGCCAACTACTCTGGTAGCAGTACTACTGTTGAGGATTTGAGAGATGCGACGGTTGAGACcttccagaagctgaaggaCCTGAAAACTCTGCCCGATGGTCTCTCTTCCAAGAACTATCCCTACGCAGGCAATTCTATCCTGAAGCAGTTGAAGTACGGTATCATGAACTTGCTGTCAAGCCCTTTCAATTATCCCTCAGTGGCGGAAATTCTCTCTTACGCTTTCGACGGAGACTACAAGAAGGCTCTCAGCATCTACAAGGAGGACACATCTGAGTGGAACCTTGGTACCAATGCATTCCAGGGTATTGCTTGTTCCGAGTCTTCGTTCCGAGTCAGCAACCCAGAGGATCTCTACTCTATGTACCAAGCTCATCTCGCTGGAAGCTCCTTCGGAGATGCCATCGCTGCTGACTATGTCGCCTGCGCTGCTTGGAAGTTCGACGCTGCTGAGGGCGTTGATACCAACACGCTTCGAAACGTCAACACCAGCTTCCCAGTTCTTGTTGTCAACAACGCAAACGATCCTATCACTTCTCTCAACCATGCTTGGCAAGTCTCTTCTCGCTTCAGAGAGAGTCGACTACTGATTAATGAGGGAGTTGGT CATGGAGTCACATCGCATGCTTCTAACTGTACTCTTGATGCTATTGCCGCTTACTTTGTTGACGGCACTCTTCCAGACGTTGGTACGAGGTGCAAGCCCAACATGCCAGCTTTCAAGGTCGCTCTCCCTAACGCATGA
- a CDS encoding related to methyltransferase, with translation MSSPRAPEEEVIQPDTALQSVTDDEAYDNEKYGLPMDEAELDRIDMCHAKYCALIGKNRYLAPLEKPQRILDLGCGTGIWSIEMAEEFPSAEVIGTDVAPTQPDWVPPNCYFEVDDIEREWTWKEDSFDFVYARDLLLAIRDWPALIDQTYTHLRGGGWVEFQAIVGVLGCDDDSIPEDSYLRKFSTMMEQGSAKFGASLTDPMRWKGWLEERGYQNVTERVFKLPFNPWPKDPRMKLLGAWEMENLLSGLEAMVTRMFQKGLGWTDAEVTVFLAFLRKEIKNLRMHGYWPYYVVYAQKPKED, from the exons ATGTCATCTCCTCGTGCTCCGGAAGAAGAGGTTATACAGCCTGATACT GCTTTACAGAGTGTCACTGACGATGAG GCTTACGATAATGAGA AATATGGATTGCCAATGGATGAGGCTGAGCTTGATCGCATCGATATGTGCCATGCTAAATACTGCGCTTTGATTGGAAAGAACCGTTACTTGGCCCCTCTAGAGAAGCCTCAGAGAATTCTGGATCTTGGCTGCGGCACAG GTATATGGTCAATCGAAATGGCAGAAGAGTTTCCATCTGCAGAG GTCATTGGGACGGATGTTGCACCGACACAACCTGACTG GGTACCACCAAACTGTTACTTTGAGGTCGACGATATTGAAAGAGAATGGACATGGAAAGAAGATAGCTTCGACTTTGTTTATGCCCGAGATCTTCTACTAGCAATTCGAGACTGGCCGGCTCTGATCGACCAGACATACAC ACATCTTAGAGGGGGCGGATGGGTTGAGTTCCAAGCCATCGTCGGCGTTCTCGGCTGCGACGACGACTCCATCCCTGAAGACAGTTATCTCCGCAAATTCTCAACAATGATGGAGCAGGGCTCTGCGAAATTTGGCGCCAGTCTGACAGACCCCATGCGGTGGAAGGGCTGGCTCGAAGAGCGCGGATACCAAAATGTCACAGAGCGAGTTTTCAAGCTTCCTTTCAACCCATGGCCCAAAGATCCGCGTATGAAGCTCCTTGGGGCTTGGGAGATGGAGAATCTGCTAAGTGGACTTGAAGCTATGGTGACGAGAATGTTTCAGAAAGGTCTTGGATGGACGGATGCTGAAGTCACTGTCTTCCTTGCATTTTTGAGAAAGGAAATTAAGAATCTAAGAATGCATGGGTACTGGCCGTA CTATGTTGTTTACGCTCAGAAGCCAAAGGAGGACTGA
- a CDS encoding related to O-methyltransferase B, with product MVHPKAEKALEEAKKLVAQLESYEDDPINHQNVLKQTEAVRSAFQDPMDQMTHLMEQFSLGCAFHTILGIRAYHAMPEDGSSIAAEELARITNVATTVIQRIYRVAVSHGVFFETAPDAYAHNDLSRILNPRGLGSFFMIVLEFSRAWMHLPEYLKSHKPDDVFDLTKSPAVYSVGKEHLGKSYYELLEMDPNPERRELWNANMVAVDELMPVVGMFPFPSLKNEVVQDPERPFLVDIGAGRGQSCIAIRKDIGDAFDAKYILQDLPGVIDSMDPKDYTGFELMTYDSFTPQPVKNARIYFMRRFLHDFYTPVCIEFVKNTASAMGPDSRLIICDQLIPDMVEKDKFTDLYWLDFALLAMTGQEKKKADFEEIFEAAGLELVKIYPSAYGCTAMLEAKLKKSE from the exons ATGGTGCATCCCAAAGCTGAAAAGGCCCTTGAAGAGGCAAAGAAACTAGTTGCCCAGCTTGAATCGTACGAGGATGACCCCATCAATCACCAAAATGTCCTCAAGCAGACAGAAGCAGTTCGCTCAGCTTTCCAGGATCCCATGGATCAGATGACACACCTAATGGAGCAATTCAGTCTCGGATGCGCTTTCCATACCATTCTTGGAATCCGGGCATACCACGCCATGCCCGAAGATGGAAGTTCCATCGCCGCTGAGGAATTGGCTCGCATTACCAATGTGGCTACTACTGTGATTCAGCGCATTTACCGTGTTGCTGTTAGTCATGGTGTTTTTTTTGAGACGGCGCCTGATGCGTATGCTCATAATGACCTTTCACGGATTCTGAACCCAAGAGGTTTGGGCTCTTTTTTCATGATTGTGTTAGAGTTTAGCCGTGCTTGGATGCATCTTCCTGAGTACCTCAAGTCTCACAAGCctgatgatgtctttgatctCACCAAGTCCCCTGCCGTGTACTCGGTTGGTAAGGAGCACCTTGGAAAGTCATACTATGAGCTGTTAGAGATGGATCCTAACCCTGAGCGACGTGAGCTTTGGAATGCCAACATGGtagctgttgatgagctgatgCCTGTCGTCGGTATGTTTCCCTTTCCATCACTCAAAAACGAAGTGGTTCAGGATCCTGAACGACCTTTCTTGGTGGACATCGGTGCCGGCCGTGGTCAGTCCTGTATTGCCATCCGCAAAGACATTGGCGATGCCTTTGACGCGAAGTATATCCTACAGGACCTCCCTGGTGTCATTGACTCGATGGATCCCAAGGACTATACAGGATTTGAACTTATGACGTATGATTCCTTTACACCGCAGCCTGTTAAGA ACGCCCGTATTTACTTTATGCGCCGCTTCCTTCACGACTTCTATACTCCAGTCTGCATCGAATTCGTCAAGAACACCGCATCAGCCATGGGACCCGATTCCCGTCTGATCATATGCGACCAGCTGATTCCTGACATGGTCGAGAAAGACAAGTTCACAGATCTGTACTGGCTAGATTTCGCACTTCTCGCCATGACtggccaagagaagaagaaagccgATTTCGAAGAGATTTTTGAAGCTGCCGGTCTGGAGTTGGTCAAAATTTACCCATCTGCCTATGGATGCACTGCGATGCTGGAggcgaagttgaagaagtctGAGTAG